AGCAGGATTGATCTGCCATGCAATAAGACAATATCTTATCATAAGTGATCTTGTTTTCTCCAAGTTTgcaaaaattgacatttttaaattgagaaagatttattactaaagaaaataatcttcTGTTTATAGGTATTATTGTAGTGAAATATGCCCACACTTGATTTGCCAGAGGGGGATCACTTGTGATACattaatagatttaattttttaacttccaGAATGCTGTCTTTCCCTAAATTTCAAATACCAGTCTACACTTTCTGAGGGTAGGGTGAGGAACATTCTTTTTGAATCAAGTTGTATTGGACAAATCTGTaagtttttttccttacaaaaaagtttattattactttaacaACTGAAAGGGAGGCATAAATAAAAGTGATAATTTAAACAAGTCGAGTTATAAAGCAATCCCTATAGAGTGACTCGTGCATCAAACTGTGTGCTCCATGCATGCAGAAATGGTTGATAAATACATCTAAGTGTAACACAGGAAGTCAGCTTCAAGGGTGTTTATTCTGGTCACCCGACACTAGCCACATAATAGAGCTGTGCTATTCttaaaaaaggggggagggggaggggagaaagttATTCTGTCTAAAGGCATGGTCCAAAACATGGTCTCCAGGACGttggggcagtgggcagggcagTTGCCCTCAGGAGCACGGCATGAGGAAAGGCCAGCAGCCCGTCCCAGTGCACGTGCAACAGCTGTTTTAATTCTGTTCTTAAAGAGTGAACTCGTGGCTGCCTGTTGTTCATGTGATTATTTCTCATGGCTCCTTTTGGAGTACTTGATTGAGTacttgattctttgaaaagaagaCCTCTTTTGTGGGGAAGAACTCTCTGAAACTTCCAGTTTCTCAAGAATTTGACCTCAAATCTGTTGAGTTTTACGGGGCAAGGCGAATTGGGTAGAAGCAGCAGATGGTTTTGATAGTGAAATCTGGGGCAAAAGTCCTTTGTGTTGTGAACGTTAAGTTTATTAGACAGTGTGAACACAGTAATGCAGATGTGTACTCACTGACCAGATGTTCCGGCAGGCCCTTTTTTGGTCTTGCCTTTAGGAATCTCACTCTCATTCCGTTGTTGCTGGTCCTCTTTTTGTAGGTGTGGGGATATTCAGCTTTGCCAGGTATGGCAGTGATTTTTATAGCTTGCACTACGAAGGCAAACTGAAGAAGCTCCAGAAAACATCTTCAAGTGACTATTCAGTTTTTGATAACTATTATATTCCTGAAATAACTAGTGTTTTGCTGCTTCGATCCTGTAAGGTGAGTTGCTTAAAAAATCCTAAagggccattttttaaaaaagagatcttAATTCCCTAAATTGTATATTATCAGTCCTTAAGGTACTGAGTTTGTAGCATTTGTATAATTTTGGTGGCTAGTACTTGACTgaaattatcaataaaaacaaaatttaaatggaTACCTTCACATTGAAATTTATAATATCGGTGCCAGTTTTTTGTCTTGCTAGTTACACGCAGCTTTGCCTGTACCCATGTCTTCACCTTTGTTTGATTCCTGGATTTTGGTATGAATAGGTAACCTCTTTCAAGCTGCTGTAGTCATTAAGTAAATCTGCCTTCCTGAGGTTTTGGGAGAACCCCTGCTCTCCGGCCTCTCAAGGATAACGGGTCTTCCTTCTTTGGGTGCCAGGCTACCCTTGACTATAGTTCTACTGACAGTTCCTgacatctccccctcccctgctcttTGGAAATCCCATCTCccccttttcccctttctctgtaGCCAGAGACATAGGCTTTTCCTTCAGCTAGAGTAGTTCTGGTTCCACCAGTACTATTTGTTGGGGTTTGAGAACTACACCTCTTAGCATTACGATTGCAAAGTGTGTTCCGTGGGCCCcctgcatcagcatcacctgatgTGCTCCCTGACATGTAGATTAAGCACCCCATcctcccagacctactgaatcagcatCTCTAGAGGAAGAAGGTTACAGAATCTGAATTATAACAAATACCCTAGTCTAGAGCAAGAATTcgcaaccaggggtgattttgccatttaggggacatttggcaatgtctggagacatttttgattgttaaaACTGGGGAGGGAATTCTACTGGCACCTAGTGCACAAGACTACAATGTGTACAGGACAGTCTCCCAACTACACAGAATTTTCTGTGCAACATGTCAGTGGTGTTGCGCTTCAGAAACTCTCGTCCAAGGGAAATATTTAAGTATAGTAAGGAAGGCAGTAAGACATTTGGGAAGATGATGGATTATTAAGTCTTTGAAGGTCTGGGCAGAGTGAAGTTTTGGTGATAATGGTAAGGgagtttatttctgtaaaattgtCTCttggaaaagcaagaaaaagaagagatgtgtaacttgatggtgatgatgatggcggTGCTATAACACCTCAACGTGACTGTCTTGCAGACTTTAACCCATGAGATTGGACACATATTTGGACTGCGACACTGCCAGTGGCTCACATGCCTAATGCAAGGCTCCAACCACTTGGAAGAAGCTGACCGGCGCCCTCTAAACCTTTGCCCTATCTGCTTACGAAAGTTACAATGTGCTATAGGCTTCAGCATTGTAGAAAGATATAAAGTAAATGGGAGGGGGGTGCTAAAAGGGAGGGAAGTGGTTACCTAAGTAGCAAACTGACATTTTCTATTAGGTCCTTCTCTAGAACTATAATTTATCAAAGGAAATTAGTGTAAAGATAAGCAGGAagctgtggtttaaaaaaaaagcatgcaaaGAAATACCCTTCTTAAAAACTTCAACTTGCCCTTGAGTGATTTATACTAACAGTATAATGTGAAACAGCAGAAGAAGTTTCTCTATTTCTTAGCCACTTAGGGCAAGAGAGCTTGACTTTGCAGAACAGAATAAATATTGATACGTGTGGCAAAGTTCATTTTGTAAAACCCTATAAATATGTGGATGTGATTTATCTTTCCAAATATGAGACAGAAGTATGATGTATGATGTTCATAAGGAGGAAAGGATGATTTTCTTTAAGAAGTGATAAGGAAATTACCTAATCTcggtatgcgtgtgtgtgtgcccacacaTCCCCACAAACACATCAGTATGCAAGCACGTGGCTACTCGTGGGTATGACTGTTCAGTGGCTGGACATAAATGTCTACACACGTATCTTTGTACACATATGTTTACCCGTGCCTACGTGTACACTtccatgtatatacatacacatcaaATTAAAAGTCCAGTGTAAGGCCTTGTGGAATATTTAAACaggttgagaaaagaaaattatcctaccaccctaaaaaaaagtgtaagaaTTAGTGTACttctttgtcatctttttttctctgcataCTTTTGACCATAATTTGTAATTAAAGTTTATGTATATTTGGTACATGCTGTTTCACTCAGTACATCATGTACTGTTTCATATTCATAACCCTCTTTATCGAATGCAGCATCTTTATGGGGTAATATAAATCCAAGGTTTACAGAAACTGATCTAGAAGCTAGTGTTTTTCccttgcttaaaatttttttgctgtcatttgttaaaatatgaaccttttctgtttttcaaggcACTAGTGAGATGGATCGATGACGAATCTGCTGACACGCCTGGAGTAACTGCAAAACATAGTCGTAAGGATAAGGGGAATTTACCAAAACCTGTTGAAGCCTTTAAGGAATGGAAAGAGTGGATAATGAAATGCCTTGCTGTTCTCCAAAAATAAGGACCTTCGAATAggagtaattaaaataaacacttgCACATTATGCTTTCTTCTGGGTGGAATACTTCATTGGAATAAACCATTTACAGATTCTGTACTGTGTCAAAGTAACAGAACAGAACCTTCTTTAAAGCACCTGAATTGAAATGAGACTTActtgaataataaaaattctataaactaTCTTCTATCTTTCTAGCCTGGTCTGTGGCAGTGAGCACATTATTTCTGTTCTTCTGATATAATTTATGCCTCACAAGAAAGGTAGGACCAGTAGTAactagtaagtaaataaatacttttaagtaTAACCATATAGTCCTAAGGAACCAACCAACATAATTCCCAGGGGgcgaatttgtttttaaaagagatgcTCCCTCTCTGTTAGGCCCAGCCACATCACATTTGTGAGCTCTCATGGGCTCTGATCTCCATCCACatacctcctcctcttctgtgagCTTTCCCTGCTCTCTGGAGTGACTCAcctcttattttttccttgctggtTATCAGCTTCCCCCTGAAAGAAGCAACAGTTCAAGTAAGTTTTTAGCAGCTTAAGATGTAACCTCCTCTGAGGAATACTTACCAGTGTAAATAACAGTGGTACTTACACCACAGCAGTTTTTGATGGTGGGAGTTCCGTTGCATTTCTCAACTATAACATTTAGCCATTTGTGAGGGGTCTTACACATAGTGTGTAATGGTACTTGTTATGAGTGTTGcactttttctgtatatttagaGCAGGTTTCAGGTTTATTCGTATAATGTCTTTGTCACTTTTTTCATTGTGAAGTGTGTACTTGAGTTAGGAAGAGTTAGGGAGTCTGTCAGGGTGCCAGGAATGCCATGGTGGCCTGCAGGCTGTGGGCATCAGCCCCATCACCCTGGTGGTGAGCCAGGTTGAAAACCTCAGGCTTGACAAGCCACCTCTGCTAGATCAGTGTATCCCCAAATCTACAAATTACAGTGCATCATTTTACTGAATGCCGGTGAGCAGACAGCATTTCCCACTTTCTCATCTTACCTGGAGGGTAAGACTTAAGgagctatatatgtatatatattttgtattttgaaacttaGATTCTTTCATTGTTATGATTTATGCAGTGTGGTTTAAGGCACATTTTATAACTGAATCAGTGGTTTCCCTTGGATTCACTTTCCTACTTGATTAATGATTAAGTTATTTTAGAAAAGGGTGGTTTGCTTTAAAATTAACTGGAGAGAGAATATTTGGTCATTCtaacactgaaaagaaaacttGATGGAGCATGGAATTTTATGGATTCTGTTAGGGGTTTTATTTCCTCCTTGAATAATGTACTTTAAATTATTATCCATTCTATTACATTTTCCTACAAGGTAAGCATAGTTTTAGTACTGTAGGTCAGTGTTAGTCACAAACCCTTTTGAACTCAGATTTGTCTAGGTACATAAATTGAGGATTACAGTTATTTGGACAAGATACAAAGTCCATTTGTGCCTACTGTCACTGTGAGaccagaaaaaaatctattaaggAAACAAATCATTCACTCTTGTTAAAAATTAGACCAAACAAAATTTTGCATAACCAGCATTTATTCAGCAATCATCACTTAAGTGCTGTGTATAACTAATTACTGTGTTGTATTATACTTTCATAAAATTTCTTagggttaaatttaaaaatgtttatctacTGCAACTAAGTTTTATGTATTATGGTTAAatctttgtagttttaaaaaatgattttcactAACAAAATCCAAGTAGATTTTGCTCTGCAAATGCTGAATGAAAGATactgaaataataaagagaataattttctaCTGTCTAAATATTTCACACTATCTTAGAAATAAGTGAATTTGGAATGCTGTTCATTTATGTCATAGATCCTGTTCCTTGGTGCTGACAGAATTAGTATCTCTCCAGTCAAGGGAAGGAATAAATGTTGACATTTCAGTTCACagactttaaaaaatgcatatatatatttatgtggagacaggggtctggctgtgttgcccagcctggccttcaactcctgggctcaagtgatcctctcgccttggcctcccaaactgctgggattacaggtgtgagccaccacgctcagcccaGTGCATAGACTttgattttctcattatttaaaaagagtGTTTACAGACAGGGCCCGGCTCTGTCAGCCAGGCGGGAGTATACAATCACAGCTCAGTACATCCTggaacccctgggctcaggcaatgctcctgccccagcctaccgagtaactgggactataggtgcaccaccacgctcagctaatttgtctattttttgtagaaatggggtctcgcttgctcaggctggtctggaatccagggctcaagcgatccccccccgcccccgcctaggcctccctgagtgctgggattacaggcgcgagctaCCGCGCCGGGACAGACAGACTCTTAATGGTGAGGGTTAAACATCAGAATTTGGCAAGGATCAGGCCAGTGCTGGTCCAGCTTGCTTTGTGACACGTAAATTCCCCTGATCTGAATAATTTACATTTCAAGCCCTCTTCGGGGCAGGCGCGCTAAAATCGAAGCAGGCAGCTGCGGGACCGCTAAGGCTGGCCCTGCCCGGGCCCTTCCCGAGCAGGAAGCGCGTCGCCCTCCGGCTGCGCCCAGGCGGGTGTGGGCGCCGCGGGCCCAGCAGCTGCGAGCGGCCGGCGCGCCACCTGTTTCCGCGCCCGGGGACTTCCCCCAGCGGGCTCCACACGCCGGCTGGGCCGCTCGGCCGCCCCTGGCGTCAGCCACCCGGGGTACCTCCTCCGCCGCAGCCTCCGGAGCAGGCCCGCCTGGCGGGAGGCCCACGTGCGCCGCACTCTGGGCATGGCCTTGGAAAATCCCGACGGCGCTGGCAGCAGAGCAGTGAGTGGAATCAGTTCTCTGGGGGAGCATTGAAAAAAGTGCTTCACCTCCGAGTTTGAGTCTTAATCACTTTCTGGATTCTGGGAAGTAGCACcgtccagtagaaatataatacaagccACATAGGTTAAGTGTtaatttttctagtagccacattagcAAATGCAAAAAGAAGCAGGTGGCATGAATTTTaatcatctattttatttaatccagtgCATCCTAACTATTATTATtctaacatgtaatcaatataaatattgagatattttgtatttttttcatactaagtcttcaaattTCCGTGTATATTTTGCACTTACAGCACACCTCAATTCCAACTGGCCGCGTTTAAAGTGCTTACCATCCCCATGTGGCTTGTGGCTACTGcattggacagtgcagctctagATTAGTAGCAATCTCCAGTCCACCTGGAAAAATGCACCCATGAAATCGAATTAATAGGAGAGAAAGGCTTGTTTAAGGAAAAGGTCATACAGGTCTTCTGCCAGTACTGAAGTGTTGATATTCAAGCTGAAAGAGTGTGGACCTATAAGGGCCTCTGGATTTAGTATTCAGCTTTCTCCGcctctttttaagttttttttttgatacatattTGTGGGATacgtgtgattttttttattgacacatttatggggtacatgtaatattttgttacatgcataggatgtataatgatcaagtcagggtttGTGGGGTATCCATCAcattgagtatttatcatttctatgtattGGGGACAATTCAAGTCTTTTCTTCCAGGTACTTTGAAATATACGATACactgttaactatagtctccCTACCCTGCtgttgaacattagaacttataccttctatctaactgtatgtctgtacccattaaccaacctctcttcatacccctctcccaccttcctggTCTCTGGTATCTAGCATTCTACTCC
The Eulemur rufifrons isolate Redbay chromosome 9, OSU_ERuf_1, whole genome shotgun sequence DNA segment above includes these coding regions:
- the AMZ2 gene encoding archaemetzincin-2 isoform X3, producing the protein MQTIRHSEQTLKAALISKNPVLMSQYEKLDVGEQRLMNEAFQPTSGLFGPITLHSQSDWIISHPEAPQDFEQFFSDPYRKTPSPEKRSIYIQSIGDILKYLKKKKPEDAFCVVGITMIDLYPRDSWNFVFGQASLTDGVGIFSFARYGSDFYSLHYEGKLKKLQKTSSSDYSVFDNYYIPEITSVLLLRSCKTLTHEIGHIFGLRHCQWLTCLMQGSNHLEEADRRPLNLCPICLRKLQCAIGFSIVERYKALVRWIDDESADTPGVTAKHSRKDKGNLPKPVEAFKEWKEWIMKCLAVLQK
- the AMZ2 gene encoding archaemetzincin-2 isoform X2, coding for MKPSSQPVVSLDPLPCIHNQIGLSLIPRLPKTLNSFSVILTERHPLRRSAVFTYSPSVYTGSLGNTRIISEEYIKWLKGYCEAFFYGLAVKLLEPVPVSATRCSFRVNDNTQNLQIHAGDILKYLKKKKPEDAFCVVGITMIDLYPRDSWNFVFGQASLTDGVGIFSFARYGSDFYSLHYEGKLKKLQKTSSSDYSVFDNYYIPEITSVLLLRSCKTLTHEIGHIFGLRHCQWLTCLMQGSNHLEEADRRPLNLCPICLRKLQCAIGFSIVERYKALVRWIDDESADTPGVTAKHSRKDKGNLPKPVEAFKEWKEWIMKCLAVLQK